One window from the genome of Crassostrea angulata isolate pt1a10 chromosome 2, ASM2561291v2, whole genome shotgun sequence encodes:
- the LOC128172563 gene encoding GTPase IMAP family member 7-like, which produces MAFNCLLCHSKNDWDKKGHESLPPKYTRNEIRIVLLGKSGSGKSSTGNTILNNNVFPAAPTGSSITSNCSIRGANLFKRDILVVDTPGLFDTGSSNDDVLKEVLKCIVLTSPGPHCFLLVLSLPRFTDEDEKTIDHFGDFFGNDVYRYIIIVFTGKDKLDREKMSFEKYLDTVPQRLKTIIKKCNNRCIAVNNLANWSNRKQQAKSLIKMIDDNISENNGEFYTNDMYLHAEKNLKQREEEIERERTEKRDKEIEEITHRYAEEKEKREQEIQRINSELNQLKAPREIARQEVEGGGGFFDGVANVLTEVGKQSVNFLLKIDSFK; this is translated from the exons ATGG CTTTTAATTGTTTGCTGTGCCATAGCAAAAACGACTGGGATAAAAAAGGACATG AGTCTCTACCCCCAAAATATACCAGGAATGAAATTCGCATCGTTCTTCTTGGCAAATCAGGGAGTGGTAAGAGCTCTACTGGAAATACAATTCTTAATAATAATGTTTTCCCTGCGGCTCCAACTGGATCGTCTATTACTTCGAACTGTTCCATTAGAGGGGCAAACCTCTTTAAACGAGACATACTTGTGGTTGATACACCTGGCTTATTCGACACAGGCAGTTCTAACGATGACGTCCTGAAAGAGGTTCTCAAATGTATTGTATTAACATCACCTGGACCACATTGCTTTCTTCTAGTGCTGTCCCTTCCGAGATTTACCGATGAAGATGAAAAAACCATTGATCATTTTGGTGATTTCTTCGGAAACGATGTATATCGTTATATTATCATTGTCTTCACGGGAAAGGACAAGTTGGATCGTGAAAAAATGTCATTTGAAAAATACCTTGACACAGTACCACAGCgtcttaaaacaataattaaaaagtgtAACAACCGCTGCATTGCCGTCAACAACTTGGCAAACTGGTCAAATCGAAAACAACAGGCTAAATCATTGATCAAAATGATCGATGacaatatttctgaaaataatgGAGAATTTTATACTAACGATATGTATTtacatgctgaaaaaaatttaaagcagAGGGAAGAAGAGATCGAAAGAGAACGTACAGAAAAACGTGATAAAGAGATTGAAGAAATAACACACCGATACGCAGaagagaaagaaaagagagagcaGGAAATTCAACGCATAAACAGCGAACTTAATCAGCTCAAAGCTCCCCGCGAAATAGCAAGGCAAGAAGTAGAGGGAGGCGGTGGTTTTTTCGATGGGGTTGCTAACGTGTTAACAGAAGTAGGAAAACAGTCAGTTAACTTTTTACTGAAAATAGACAGTTTTAAATAG